The DNA window CGAAGAGCGTCGAAAGGAACTCGTTAAGGTGGTGCGTAAGATCGATGAGGAGTATAAGGTTTCGATCCGCAACATCCGTCGGGATGCCAATGAGTTTCTAAAAAGCTTGAAGAAAGACGGGGAGATCTCAGAGGATGACTTTTTTAAGGCGCAAGATCAGGTCCAGAAGATCACAAATGAATATATACAATTAGCTGACCAGGTCTGCCAGGAAAAAGAGACTGAGATCCTTGAATTCTGATAATCCCGCCCTGCACCCCGAATCACTCCCGCAACACATCGCCATTATCATGGATGGAAATGGCCGTTGGGCCAAGAAACGCTCCCTGAACCGTATCAGAGGTCACAGGGAGGGCACCGAATCTGTCCGAGATATTGTGCGAGCCTGCCGGGAGATTGGAATCAAGGTTTTGACCCTTTATGCATTTTCAACAGAGAACTGGAATCGTCCCCCACAAGAAGTCGCGGCCCTCATGAAGCTTCTCAAGACGTTCCTGAAGTCAGAATTGCCCGAGATGATGGACAACGGCATTTGCCTGAACGCGATAGGTGATATCGAGCGGTTCCCGGACGATGTTTTAGATGTCTTGCACGAAGTCACGGAGACGACTCGAAAAAACCAAGGGATGATCTTGAACCTGGCCTTGAGCTATGGCGGACGCCACGAGATTGTGAGGGCTGCTCAACATATCGCAAGAGATGTCGAGGATGGCCGACTTCAACCGGAGAAGATAACAGAGGAACTTTTTTCCAGCTATCTTTATACGCATGGGATGCCGGATCCTGACCTATTGATTAGAACAAGTGGCGAGATGCGAATTAGCAATTTCTTGCTTTGGCAGATTGCTTATACTGAAATCTCTGTCACAGGGACCCTGTGGCCCGAGTTCAGGAGGGAAGAACTCATCCAGATCCTACGTGATTACCAAAAGCGTGAGCGTCGATTTGGGCTAACGGGAGACCAGATAAGAAAGGGTTCTGGCAGACCCTGACAAAAATTATCTACGTTCGGACAACCAACCCACAACTCCAAACAAATGCCTTCAGCTGAAAACAACACAGGAGATCGAAACTTTTGGGTTCTGCGCACATTAGACGCGTGTTTACCGCTGCGGTGGCTATTCCCCTTCTGATTGTGGTGATTCTGAAAGGGGGGAGAGACGGTTTCGCACTCATTGTCGGCTTGACAGCAGCTCTGGGCATTTTGGAGTATTATGCCCTGTTTTTTCCCGGGGGCTCTGTGATTGCAAGAGGGGTAATGTTGGTCCTCTGTCTAGCCGTGATCGGAGCCTTTCACAGGGAGGGTATTGGGGCAAGCCTTGGTGTTTTGGTCCTGGTTTTCCTGTGCACTGCTGTAATGTGTCTGGCACGATCCAGAGCACGGACTTCCATTGTGGCACTACTGTCAGGGCAGATTGTGGGCTTTATCTATATTCCTTTTTTGCTCGGCCACTTGATACTGATTCGAGGCTGGAACAACGGGATAGCCTGGACTTCTTTTTTGTTGGCAGTTGTATTTGCCGGGGATACGGCTGCCTATTACGTTGGCAAGGCCTTTGGACATAAGAAACTCGCCCCGAGCATAAGCCCCGGCAAGACAGTGGAAGGCGCTGCAGGCGGGCTTGCCGCCAGTCTCCTGGTTGGCGCTTTGTTTAGACAATCTTGGCTGCCGGAGCTTTCTTGGCCCTTGTGTGCGCTGCTGCTACTACTCCTGGGTGTGCTGGCGCAGGTCGGGGATCTGTTTGAATCGATGCTGAAACGGTCAGTAGATATTAAAGATTCAGGAAGGCTCCTGCCCGGACACGGTGGAGTGCTTGACCGCATTGATGGTTTACTTTTTGCGGCGCCAGTGCTTTACTATTTCAGGACATATCTTTTGTTGTAGTTGAATCAATCCTCATCCGGTATCCGGCATCAGGTTTGATGGACTCGTAAAAAGTCCGCAAACAGACGGCACAGTAAAAAGCTCCAGATGCAAGGCGCGCGAAGCTTAAGGAATGAGACGTACTTACGGTACGTCGCAATGACGAAAGATGAAGCGCAACGCCGCAGATGGACTTTTTACGAAGCCGTCAGGTTTTAATGATGAAACACCTCGCTATATTGGGTTCCACGGGCTCCATCGGCAGGAATGTCCTGCGAGTTGTGGAAGAGTTTCCAGACCGATTTTCTGTTGTTGCCCTGGCGGGTGGTCGCAACATTGACCTTCTGTGCGAACAGGTGAAACGCTTTTCTCCTCAGGTGGCCGTAGCGGTAGATGATGTTTCTGCCCGTCGCCTCCGGGATAAGCTTGCGCCGGCGGACAATGTGGAGATCCTCTACGGCGAACAAGGGTATAAGGTTGCCGCAAGCCTGGGTTCGGTTGATCAGGTGGTTTCTGCCATAGTGGGTTCAGCAGGGCTTCTTCCTACACTGGCGGCCATTGAAAGTGGCAAGCAACTGGCTCTGGCTAATAAAGAAAGCCTTGTCATGGCCGGGGAACTCTTGATGCAGACCGCCCGGGAAAAAGGGG is part of the Deltaproteobacteria bacterium genome and encodes:
- a CDS encoding isoprenyl transferase, whose product is MNSDNPALHPESLPQHIAIIMDGNGRWAKKRSLNRIRGHREGTESVRDIVRACREIGIKVLTLYAFSTENWNRPPQEVAALMKLLKTFLKSELPEMMDNGICLNAIGDIERFPDDVLDVLHEVTETTRKNQGMILNLALSYGGRHEIVRAAQHIARDVEDGRLQPEKITEELFSSYLYTHGMPDPDLLIRTSGEMRISNFLLWQIAYTEISVTGTLWPEFRREELIQILRDYQKRERRFGLTGDQIRKGSGRP
- a CDS encoding phosphatidate cytidylyltransferase, translated to MGSAHIRRVFTAAVAIPLLIVVILKGGRDGFALIVGLTAALGILEYYALFFPGGSVIARGVMLVLCLAVIGAFHREGIGASLGVLVLVFLCTAVMCLARSRARTSIVALLSGQIVGFIYIPFLLGHLILIRGWNNGIAWTSFLLAVVFAGDTAAYYVGKAFGHKKLAPSISPGKTVEGAAGGLAASLLVGALFRQSWLPELSWPLCALLLLLLGVLAQVGDLFESMLKRSVDIKDSGRLLPGHGGVLDRIDGLLFAAPVLYYFRTYLLL